The nucleotide sequence ACTCCTCACCACTCACCATGCCCTTCTCCCAGGTTTGCATCGAATCATTGGGTTACACGTTGCCGGACGAAATTATTTCGTCCGAGGAAATCGAGCGACGCTTGGAGCCGCTGTATGCGCGGTTGAAGTTGCCGGCCGGCCGCTTGGAATTGATGACCGGCATCCGCGAGCGCCGCGTGTGGCCGCCTAACACGCTGCCCAGTCAAATCAGCATCGTCAGCGGCGAGCGCGCAATCAGCGTCGCCGGAATCGATCGGCGCGATATCGGCGCACTCATTCACGGTTCCGTCTGTCGCGATTTTCTGGAGCCCGCCACGGCCTGCCGCGTGCATCATCAGCTCGGTCTGCCGTCGCAGTGTTTAATTTACGATGTGTCTAACGCCTGCCTGGGCCTGCTCAACGGCATGGTGCAGGTGGCCAACATGATCGAACTGGGGCAAATTCGCGCCGGGCTGGTTGTGGCCAGTGAAGTCAGCCGGCCCCTGATGGAAACCACCCTCGCCATGCTCAACGCCGACCAAGCGCTGACTCGCGACACGGTAAAGCCGGCGCTCGCGTCGCTCACGATTG is from Pirellulales bacterium and encodes:
- a CDS encoding 3-oxoacyl-ACP synthase III encodes the protein MPFSQVCIESLGYTLPDEIISSEEIERRLEPLYARLKLPAGRLELMTGIRERRVWPPNTLPSQISIVSGERAISVAGIDRRDIGALIHGSVCRDFLEPATACRVHHQLGLPSQCLIYDVSNACLGLLNGMVQVANMIELGQIRAGLVVASEVSRPLMETTLAMLNADQALTRDTVKPALASLTIGSASAAVLLVHRELSRTQNRLLAAVGRTNTVAHELCHSGRDETVGGGMAPLMQTDAETLMHEGIAVGHETFGQLLAELGWTNANVSKTACHQVGSAHRKMMLEKFGLNPANDFVTYPWLGNTGAAALPVTLAVGIEQAHYCGGNRVALLGIGSGINVLMLAMELQQGLVSGGKLG